TGCGCACGGGAAGCGTTCGCAGTGCTTCGGTGGCGCCAAGAACCACATGATCATCCTGCCCGACGCCGACCTCGACCAGGCCGTCGACGCGTTGATCGGCGCCGGCTACGGCAGCGCCGGTGAGCGGTGCATGGCCATCAGCGTCGCCGTCCCGGTGGGCAAAGAAACTGCGGACCGCCTCCGAAACAAGCTTGTCGAGCGCGTCAAGCAGCTGCGCGTGGGCCACAGCCTGGACCCCAAGGCCGACTACGGCCCACTGGTCACCGGCGCCGCACTCGAGCGGGTCCGCGACTACATCAACCAGGGCGTCGAGGCCGGCGCCGAGGTCGTGGTCGACGGACGCGAGCGCGCCACCGACGAACTCACCTTCGACGACCAGAGCCTCGAGGGCGGCTACTTCATCGGCCCCACCCTCTTCGACCACGTCACCACCGACATGTCGATCTACACCGACGAGATCTTCGGTCCGGTGCTGTGCATCGTCCGCGCCGAGGACTACGAAGAGGCGTTGAGCCTGCCCACCAAGCACGAGTACGGCAACGGCGTCGCGATCTTCACCCGCGACGGTGACGCCGCCCGCGACTTCGTCTCCCGCGTGCAGGTCGGCATGGTCGGCGTGAACGTGCCGATCCCGGTTCCGGTGGCCTACCACACCTTCGGCGGCTGGAAGCGGTCCGGCTTCGGCGATCTCAACCAGCACGGCCCGGCGTCGATCCAGTTCTACACCAAGGTCAAGACCGTCACCGAGCGGTGGCCGTCGGGCATCAAGGATGGCGCGGAATTCGTCATCCCGACAATGAAGTAGGTCGGAGATCGTGTTCGAACCAGACGACGACGAGCGCGTCATCGCAGAAACCGCTGCTGCGTTCGCCGCCAAACGCCTTGCGCCGCATGCCCTGGACTGGGATGCCGAGAAGCACTTCCCCGTCGACGCCCTGCGCGAGGCCGCGGAACTGGGTATGGGTGCCATCTACTGTTCCGAAGAGGTCGGAGGAAGCGGGCTGCGTCGCCTTGACGCGGTCCGCATCTTCGAGGAACTCGCGGCGGCCGATCCGGCCATCGCGTCCTTCATCTCCATCCACAACATGTGCGCATGGATGGTGGACACGTACGGCACCGGAGAACAGCGCAAGACGTGGGTGCCCAAGCTCGCCTCGATGGAGAGCATCGCCAGCTACTGCCTGACCGAACCCGGTGCCGGATCGGACGCCTCGGCGCTGCGCACCCGCGCCGTCCGCGACGGTGACGGATACGTGCTCGACGGCGTCAAGCAGTTCATCTCCGGCGCAGGCACCTCCGATCTCTACGTGGTGATGGCCCGCACCGGAGGCGAAGGCCCGCGCGGCATCTCGGCCTTCGTCGTCGAAAAGGACACCCCGGGACTGAGTTTCGGGCCCAACGAGGCCAAGATGGGCTGGAACGCGCAGCCCACCGCCCAGGTCATCTTCGAGAAGGTGCGGGTTCCGGCCGACGCCCTGCTCGGCGGCGCCGAAGGTGAGGGCGCGGGCTTCGGCATCGCGATGAACGGGCTCAACGGCGGTCGCATCAACATCGCGGCCTGCTCGCTCGGCGGTGCCCGCACGGCGTACGAGAAGGCCGCGGCCTACGTGCGGGACCGGGAGGCCTTCGGCGGATCTCTCATCGACGAGCCCACCATCAGGTTCACCCTCGCCGATATGGCGACGGCCCTGGAGACGTCCCGGATCATGTTGTGGCGCGCCGCGTCCGCGCTCGACGCCGGGGCGGCCGACAAGGTCGAACTGTGCGCCATGGCCAAGCGCTACGTCACCGACTCCTGCTACGACGTCGCCGACTCCGCACTGCAGTTGCACGGCGGCTACGGATATCTGAAGGAATACGGGCTGGAGAAGATCGTCCGGGATCTGCGGGTGCACCGAATCCTGGAGGGCACCAACGAAATCATGCGTGTGGTCATCGGACGGGCCGCCGCGGCCCGGGCCCGCGCCAGTGCATAGAAGGGATCCATCGTGACCACTGTCGCTTTCCTGGGACTCGGCCATATGGGCGGCCCGATGGCCGCCAACCTGACCGGCGCCGGCCTGGCCGTGCACGGCTTCGACCCCGTCGCCGCTCTCAAGGATGCGGCCGCCGCCAACGGTGCGTCGGTCTTCGACACCGGTGCGGCGGCGGTGGCCGACGCCGACGTCGTGATCACGTCACTGCCCAATGGCGCGGTGGTCAAGTCGGTCTACGCCGAGATCCTGCCCGCGGCCAAACCCGGCACGCTGCTCATCGACACGTCGACCATCTCGGTGGACGACGCCCGTGAGATCCATCGGCAGGCCACCGACGCGGGCATGGCGCAGATCGATGCGCCTGTCTCGGGTGGCATCAAGGGCGCGACGGCGGGCACGCTGGCGTTCATGGTCGGCGGCGAGGACGCCGACGTCGAACGGGCCCGGCCGATTCTGGATCCCATGGCGGGCAAGATCATCCACTGTGGCGCCTCGGGCGCCGGCCAGGCCGCGAAACTGTGCAACAACATGGTGCTCGCGGTGCAGCAGATCGCGGTGGGTGAGGCGTTCGTCCTCGCCGAGAAACTGGGCCTGCCCGCGCAGTCGCTGTTCGACGTCATCACCGGCGCCACCGGCAACTGCTGGTCCGTGCACACCAACTGCCCCGTCCCCGGCCCCGTTCCGACGTCACCGGCCAACAACGACTTCAAGCCCGGCTTCGCCACGGCCCTGATGAACAAGGACCTGGGCCTGGCGATGGATGCCGTGAAGTCGAGCGGATCGACCGCGCCGCTGGGCACCCACGCCGCCGAGATCTACGCCAAGTTCAACGAGGACCACTCGGACTTGGACTTCAGCGCCGTCATCGAACTGCTCAGGCAGGGCTAGACCGGATCACCCCGGCGTTCACCCAGTCGGGTCGGCCTTCGCGACGGCCGACCCGATTGGCCGCGGCGGCCACCGGTTCGACCACCGTCGACAGCAGCACCACGAGCCCGGCAGCCGCGACGGCAAGGGCCGCGACGCGGCGGTCGGCCACCAGTGCGGCGCACTCCCCCGCGTAGTCGCTCGCGACGAACGCCGGACCGGCCAGCGCGCGTTGCTGGGCGTTGAGGGCGTCCATCCGCTGCGCGACGGAGGCATCCGCGCCCCACCCGGTACCGCAGCCGATCCGGAACCCGCCGCGGTCCACCGCGCCGAGTTGCAACGGGAGAAACAGCGCCAGCAGCGCCCCAAGAACCGCAGCCGCCCCGAGCAGTCTCAATCCTGCGAACACCGGCCTACCCACCCCAATAGCCCCAGACACCAGCGAACCTTTCTACATAGCTCTCCGCAGACTCGCGGTCAGAGCCAGCAACGTGACGTGTCAGGACTTTATGCAAACCAGCGCGGTTTTACCAGCGAATGGCGAAGAATGTGACCCGCCACTCACCGCGATGTCCACGGGCATCAGAATGTGCTCAGCTACGTGTTTGCGAAACGTTGCGCCGGAGTTCACCCGCACGCGTCAGAAGTCGCCCGCGTGCCTGCGCAGGGTCTCGATCGAACCCGACAGCGCGGCGGTCTCCTCGGGTGAGATCCCGATGTCCGCGAAAACCTTCTCGTTCAGCGTCACGGTCGCGTCTTCCACCGTCGACCGACCGAGATCGGTGATCTCCACCAGCGTGGTGCGACCGTCGGTGGGGTGCGGCACCCGGCGCACCAGCCCACCGGCCTCCAACCGCCGAATGGCATGCGTGACGCTCGTGACGTGCACCTGAAGCCGGTCCGAGGCCTTGGTGATCGGCAGGGCCCCGTTGCGGCTGAAGGCCAGCAGTCGCAGCAGCTCGAACCGGGAGAAGCTCAGATCGTATGGGCGCAGCGCATTCTCGACCCGGGCCAGCAGAATCTGGTGGGCCCGCATGACCGACGTGACCGCCACCATGCCGTCGGCGACATCGCCCCAGCCAGCCCGCTCCCAATTGAAGCGGGCCTGGGCGATCGGATCGGGCGGCTCGGCGGTCTCGGCCATCCGCACATTCATACCCCATGTCACAGGGTGCGCTGCAACAACACATCCCCGGTGTCGGCCGAGACGATCTGCACCGAGGCGATCTGCTCCATCGGCATCGACGTGCTGGCGCTCGGCAGCGCCGTGGCCGCAGGCAGGGCCCGCCACGTCGCCAACCGCGTCTGGCTGCCGTCGCGCCCCACCGCCACCATCGCCAGGGTGTCGCCGGTGTCCCCGTCGTCGTCGGAATGACCGTTCGAGTCGGCGGCCCAGCTGTGATACGTGCACTCAAGCTGGATGTGTGTGCCCCAGTCTCGGCTGGACAACGCGACCGTGGCCTCGTACTCCGAGGCCACCACGGGCGTCATCGGCATCGCCTGCACGATGTTGCCGGCCCCAGAGTCACCGGCGCCGAAGACACCCGAGCGCAGCGTCACGAACACCGCCAGCAGGAGCGCAACGGCCGCGACCGTGGCCACTGCGGCCGTGGCCAGCCGGATCCGATGCCTGCGGGCCTGCACTCGCGCCAGCAGGTTGTCCAGGAGACGCTCGGGAAGCGGTGGGGCCGCCATGACCGTCCCACAGTCGCCCGCCGCGGCCACGGCGTCGCGGTCCAGGAGCGCCAACAGGGCCGGCATGCCACTGATGGCCGACACCGCCTCCCGGCAGCCCGCGCAGCCCGCCAGGTGACGCTCGTACTCGTGGCGTTGCGCAGTCGACAACGAACCCAGGACATAGGCGGCGTCCCACAGTTCGTAAGGATCGGCACCAGTTCCCTGCGCGCCGACGTCGGCGGTCATCGAGTCACCCCCATCTCCTGAAGTGTCAGGCGCAGCGCCCGCACCGCGTAGTGCAGTCGCGATTTCACAGTCCCCTCGGCGATGTCGAGGTCGGCGGCGATCTGCGCCGTGGTCCAGCCCAGGAAGTATGACCGGCGGATCACCGCGCGGTGATCGTCGGACAACCGCGCCAGCGCATCGCCGACGAGCAGACGATCCAGCGCCGCGTTCACTTCGGCGGCACCGGGCCCCTCCGGTTCGGGCGCCGACTCCAGCGAGGTGACCTCGCGGCGGAATCGGGCGCTGCGCCGTTCGTCGATGATCATGTTTCTGGCCACGGTGAACAACCAGGCCCGCGCCGACCTCTCCCCGTCCTGGGTCACCTCGGGATGCTGCCAAGCCCGCAGCAGCGTCTCCTGGACGACATCTTCGGCCCTGGTCCGGTCGCCGGTCAGGTGCACCGCATAACGCCACAGCGCGGCGGCGTGCTCGTCGTAGAGCACCCGCATGAGCTCAGGCTCGGGATCATCCTGGTCGTACACCGTGTCACCAACCTCTCGCCGGTGAAACGAGACCGGTGAGCTATCGGTTCAAGTGTGCGCCTGCTCAGGTGATCAACCGAGCGGCAAAGTCAGGATCCTCGGCCCGTCCTCGGTGACGGCCACGGTGTGCTCCCAGTGCGCGGCCCGGGTTCCGTCGGTGGTCACCACGGTCCAGTCGTCGTCGAGCACCTCGGTGTGGACGGTGCCCAGCGTGAGCATCGGCTCGATGGCCAACACCGAGCCCACCTCGAGGTGCGGCCCGCGACCGGGGCGGCCCTCGTTGGGCAGGAACGGATCCATGTGCATGCTGCGGCCGATGCCGTGTCCGCCGTAGCCCTCAACGATCCCGTACTTGCGGCCGTACTTCACCTCGGCGGCGCGCGTGCCCTGTTCGATGGCGTGCGAGACGTCGGTCAACCGGTTGCCGGGCAGCATGGCCGCGATACCGGCCTCCATCGACTCCCGGGTTGCCGCCGAGAGCGATTCGTCGGCCGGGATCAGCTCGCCGATCCCGAACGTGACCGCGGAGTCGCCATGCCAGCCGTCGACGATCGCGCCGCAGTCGATCGACACCAGGTCACCCACGACGAGCACCTCAGACGCCGACGGGATGCCGTGGACGACACGGTCGTTGACCGACGAGCAGATCGTCGCCGGAAAACCGTGGTAGCCGAGGAAGGACGGGGTGCCACCGCCGTCGCGGATCACCTGCTCGGCGATCTCGTCGAGGTCCTTGGTGGTCATGCCGGGCGCCGCCGCCTCGCGCACAGCGTTCAGGGCTGCGGCGACCAGGCCGCCTGCCACGGCCATTGCGTCGAGTTCGGCCGCACTCCGCTGCGGGACGACCTTGCGACCGCGAAGACCCGGCAGCGAAACCATGACGAGCCCCTAGATGCCGAGCGACGTGAGGGCGCGCGCGAAGACCTCGTCCAGCGCACCCACGGCGTCGACCGTCTTGACGGCGTCGCCGTAGTGGTCCAGCAGCGGTGCGGTCTCCTCGCGGTAGACCCGCATCCGGTTGCGGATGACGTCCTCGGTGTCGTCGGCGCGACCGCGGCCCTTGAGCCGAGCCACCAGTTCGTCCTCGGGAACCCGGAACTCCAGCACCGCGTCGAGCGCGAGGCCACGCTTGGCGAGCATCTCTGCCAGCGCCTGGGCCTGCTCCACCGAACGCGGGTAGCCGTCGAGGATGAACCCGTTGGCCGCGTCCGCCTCGTCGAGACGGTCGTCCACGAGTGCATTGGTCAGCGTCGCGGGCACCAGGTTGCCGGCGTCGAGGTACTTCTTGGCTTCCAGGCCCAGTTCGGTCTCATTGCTGATGTTGTGCCGGAACAGGTCACCGGTCGAGATCTGCGGGACTCCGAGCTTCTCGGCCAGCTTGACGGCCTGGGTCCCCTTGCCCGCACCGGGCGGACCGAGCAAAACGATTCTCACTTCAAGAACCCTTCATAGTTGCGCTGCATCAGCTGGCTTTCGATCTGCTTCACGGTGTCGAGGCCGACACCAATCATGATGAGCACCGCGGTGCCGCCGAACGGCAGGTTTTGGACTCCGCCGCCGCTGCCCATCTCGAGGAACAGGTTGGGCAGGACCGCGATGACACCGAGATAGATCGAACCCGGCAGGGTGATTCGGCTCAGGACGTACCGCAGGTAATCCGCGGTGGGACGGCCGGGGCGGATGCCGGGGATGAAGCCGCCGAACTTCTTCATGTTGTCGGACTGCTCGTCGGCGTTGAACGTGATCGACACGTAGAAGTACGTGAAGAAGATGATCAGGCCGAAGTAGACGGCGATGTAGATCGGATCTGCGGGGTTGGTCAGGTGCTCGGCGATGAACTTGTTCCACCAGCCGTTACTGGCCTCGGTGCGCCCGCTCTGAATCAGCTGCGTGATCAGGTTGGGGATGTAGATCAGCGAGGACGCGAAGATCACCGGGATGACGCCCGCCTGGTTGACCTTCAGCGGCAGGTAGGTCGAGGTGCCGCCGTACATGCGCCGGCCGACCATGCGCTTGGCGTACTGCACCGGGATGCGGCGCTGGCCCTGCTCGACGAAGACCACGCCGACGATGATGATGAACGCCGCGATGCACACGAGCGTGAAGACCATGCCGCCGCGGCCGTCGAGGATCGACTTGCCCTCGGCGGGGATACGGGCGGCGATGCCGGCGAAGATCAGCAGCGACATGCCGTTGCCGATGCCGCGCTCGGTGACCAGCTCGCCCATCCACATCACCAGGGCCGCACCCGCGGTCATGACGATGACGATGACGACCAGGTTGAAGATGCTCTGGTCAGGGATGATGTCGAGCGTGCAGCCCTGCAGCAGGCCGCCGTTGGCCGCCAGCGCCACGATCGACGTGGCCTGAAGGATGGCCAGCGCGATCGACAGATAACGCGTGTACTGCGTCATCTTGGCCTGACCGGCCTGCCCCTCCTTGCGAAGCTGCTCGAAGCGCGGGATGACCACCGTCAACAGCTGCACGATGATGCTCGCGGTGATGTAAGGCATGACGCCGACCGCGAAGACCGCCAACTGCAGCAGAGCGCCGCCCGAGAAGAGGTTGATCAGCGAGTAGATCTGGCCCGACTCACCGCCACTGACCTGCTCGATGCACTGCTGGACATTGCTGTAGTTGACACCGGGTGAGGGCAGCGAGGCACCAGCGCGATAGAGAATCACGATGCCCAGCGTGAAGAGGATCTTGCGCCTCAGGTCAGGTGTCCGCAGCGACGAGATGAAAGCTGAGAGCACTCTTCCTCCTGGGCAGCCGACGGATGCCGACGGCGTGCCGATGGGGCTGGCTTGTATCCGGCTAAGCCAGCGACGGGTTTGACCATTTCAGACGCGCCGAATCCGGCGGCGTCCAGCAGTCTACGAGAGTAACAGCTGGTGTTGGTACGCCCCGCATCGCGCACGTGTCACCGCGCCACGCGCGTCGGGCTTCACAGCATTCGCTCAGTTCGGCGGGCGTACGCTCGAAACAGCTCGTTATACAGTCTAATGATCTTCAGTTCGGAGGACTCCCCTCATGCCACGCACTGAGAACGACACCTGG
The DNA window shown above is from Mycolicibacterium confluentis and carries:
- a CDS encoding MarR family winged helix-turn-helix transcriptional regulator, giving the protein MAETAEPPDPIAQARFNWERAGWGDVADGMVAVTSVMRAHQILLARVENALRPYDLSFSRFELLRLLAFSRNGALPITKASDRLQVHVTSVTHAIRRLEAGGLVRRVPHPTDGRTTLVEITDLGRSTVEDATVTLNEKVFADIGISPEETAALSGSIETLRRHAGDF
- a CDS encoding sigma-70 family RNA polymerase sigma factor produces the protein MRVLYDEHAAALWRYAVHLTGDRTRAEDVVQETLLRAWQHPEVTQDGERSARAWLFTVARNMIIDERRSARFRREVTSLESAPEPEGPGAAEVNAALDRLLVGDALARLSDDHRAVIRRSYFLGWTTAQIAADLDIAEGTVKSRLHYAVRALRLTLQEMGVTR
- the map gene encoding type I methionyl aminopeptidase produces the protein MVSLPGLRGRKVVPQRSAAELDAMAVAGGLVAAALNAVREAAAPGMTTKDLDEIAEQVIRDGGGTPSFLGYHGFPATICSSVNDRVVHGIPSASEVLVVGDLVSIDCGAIVDGWHGDSAVTFGIGELIPADESLSAATRESMEAGIAAMLPGNRLTDVSHAIEQGTRAAEVKYGRKYGIVEGYGGHGIGRSMHMDPFLPNEGRPGRGPHLEVGSVLAIEPMLTLGTVHTEVLDDDWTVVTTDGTRAAHWEHTVAVTEDGPRILTLPLG
- the secY gene encoding preprotein translocase subunit SecY, encoding MLSAFISSLRTPDLRRKILFTLGIVILYRAGASLPSPGVNYSNVQQCIEQVSGGESGQIYSLINLFSGGALLQLAVFAVGVMPYITASIIVQLLTVVIPRFEQLRKEGQAGQAKMTQYTRYLSIALAILQATSIVALAANGGLLQGCTLDIIPDQSIFNLVVIVIVMTAGAALVMWMGELVTERGIGNGMSLLIFAGIAARIPAEGKSILDGRGGMVFTLVCIAAFIIIVGVVFVEQGQRRIPVQYAKRMVGRRMYGGTSTYLPLKVNQAGVIPVIFASSLIYIPNLITQLIQSGRTEASNGWWNKFIAEHLTNPADPIYIAVYFGLIIFFTYFYVSITFNADEQSDNMKKFGGFIPGIRPGRPTADYLRYVLSRITLPGSIYLGVIAVLPNLFLEMGSGGGVQNLPFGGTAVLIMIGVGLDTVKQIESQLMQRNYEGFLK
- a CDS encoding anti-sigma factor family protein; amino-acid sequence: MTADVGAQGTGADPYELWDAAYVLGSLSTAQRHEYERHLAGCAGCREAVSAISGMPALLALLDRDAVAAAGDCGTVMAAPPLPERLLDNLLARVQARRHRIRLATAAVATVAAVALLLAVFVTLRSGVFGAGDSGAGNIVQAMPMTPVVASEYEATVALSSRDWGTHIQLECTYHSWAADSNGHSDDDGDTGDTLAMVAVGRDGSQTRLATWRALPAATALPSASTSMPMEQIASVQIVSADTGDVLLQRTL
- the mmsB gene encoding 3-hydroxyisobutyrate dehydrogenase produces the protein MTTVAFLGLGHMGGPMAANLTGAGLAVHGFDPVAALKDAAAANGASVFDTGAAAVADADVVITSLPNGAVVKSVYAEILPAAKPGTLLIDTSTISVDDAREIHRQATDAGMAQIDAPVSGGIKGATAGTLAFMVGGEDADVERARPILDPMAGKIIHCGASGAGQAAKLCNNMVLAVQQIAVGEAFVLAEKLGLPAQSLFDVITGATGNCWSVHTNCPVPGPVPTSPANNDFKPGFATALMNKDLGLAMDAVKSSGSTAPLGTHAAEIYAKFNEDHSDLDFSAVIELLRQG
- a CDS encoding CoA-acylating methylmalonate-semialdehyde dehydrogenase, with the translated sequence MTTQIPHFIDGRRSTLASTRTADVFNPSTGEVQAQVLLASAADVDTAVASAVEAQKEWGAWNPQRRARVMMKFVELVNANVDELAELLSIEHGKTVADSKGDIQRGVEVIEFAIGIPHLLKGEFTEGAGTGIDVYSIRQPLGVVAGITPFNFPAMIPLWKAGPALACGNAFILKPSERDPSVPLRLAELFLEAGLPAGVFQVVQGDKEAVDAILTHPDIQAVGFVGSSDIAQYIYSTAAAHGKRSQCFGGAKNHMIILPDADLDQAVDALIGAGYGSAGERCMAISVAVPVGKETADRLRNKLVERVKQLRVGHSLDPKADYGPLVTGAALERVRDYINQGVEAGAEVVVDGRERATDELTFDDQSLEGGYFIGPTLFDHVTTDMSIYTDEIFGPVLCIVRAEDYEEALSLPTKHEYGNGVAIFTRDGDAARDFVSRVQVGMVGVNVPIPVPVAYHTFGGWKRSGFGDLNQHGPASIQFYTKVKTVTERWPSGIKDGAEFVIPTMK
- a CDS encoding acyl-CoA dehydrogenase family protein; protein product: MFEPDDDERVIAETAAAFAAKRLAPHALDWDAEKHFPVDALREAAELGMGAIYCSEEVGGSGLRRLDAVRIFEELAAADPAIASFISIHNMCAWMVDTYGTGEQRKTWVPKLASMESIASYCLTEPGAGSDASALRTRAVRDGDGYVLDGVKQFISGAGTSDLYVVMARTGGEGPRGISAFVVEKDTPGLSFGPNEAKMGWNAQPTAQVIFEKVRVPADALLGGAEGEGAGFGIAMNGLNGGRINIAACSLGGARTAYEKAAAYVRDREAFGGSLIDEPTIRFTLADMATALETSRIMLWRAASALDAGAADKVELCAMAKRYVTDSCYDVADSALQLHGGYGYLKEYGLEKIVRDLRVHRILEGTNEIMRVVIGRAAAARARASA
- a CDS encoding adenylate kinase is translated as MRIVLLGPPGAGKGTQAVKLAEKLGVPQISTGDLFRHNISNETELGLEAKKYLDAGNLVPATLTNALVDDRLDEADAANGFILDGYPRSVEQAQALAEMLAKRGLALDAVLEFRVPEDELVARLKGRGRADDTEDVIRNRMRVYREETAPLLDHYGDAVKTVDAVGALDEVFARALTSLGI